The DNA region ACGATGACGATGGTCAGCTGCAAGGTGGGCTTGCGCCCCAGCTTGTCGCCGATCTGGCCGAACACGATCCCGCCGAGGGGACGTGCCACGAAGCCCACGGCATAGGTGAGGAACGCCTGGATGATCCCGTCCAGCTCGTTGCCGCTGGCGGGGAAGAAGTATTTGCCGAACACCAGGGTTGCGGCGGTGGCGTAGAGGAAGAATTCGTACCATTCCACCACTGTGCCCACCATGGAGGCAGCCACGATCTTCTTCAGTCCGGATCCCTTGGGTGAGGATCCGGCGGCATTGTTTGCCGAGCGCTGCTCTACGCTCATGAGTTTCTCCTTAGTGTCCACATTGACACGCGCTGTGATCCACAGCACCAATGGCTCCACTGAGTATTGCTGCACAGACATGTGCACTCAATAACCAAAACAGCACCTCTCATGTGCACAATTGCAGATATGAATGCCAATCCGGATGATCTGCTGGTACTGCTTGCGGTATCCCGCTCAGCTAAATTTACGACGGCGGCGCAAGCCTTGGGATTGAACCACACCACCGTTTCACGGCGGATAGCGGCCCTGGAAAAGGCATTGGGCGGCCGCGTCCTGGCCCGCGCAACGGGAGGCTGGGAGCTGACAGATCTCGGCACCCAAGCCGTCCGGGTGGCAGAGCAGGTGGAAGCGGCGGTGAGTGCGCTGGGACCTGCCGGCAAGGCACCCGACCCGATTACCGGCGTCGTGCGCATGACCGCAACTGACGGATTCAGTGCATACATCGCCGCCCCGGCCGTGGCACGGCTGCGCCGGGACCATCCCGGGCTCAGCGTCGAGGTGGTGACCATGACTCGGCGGGCGCTCCAGCAGCGCTCCGGCCTGGACATCGAAGTGGTGGTGGGGGAACCGCAGGTCCACCGGGCCGAAGCGATCCGGCTGGGCGAATACATGTTGGGAATGTACGCCTCGCGTTCGTACCTGGCAGAGAACGGGAAGCCAGCCAGCGTCGCGGAGCTGTCCGAGCACCCGCTGGTTTACTTCGTGGATTCCATGCTGCAGGTTGACGATCTTGATGCACCCCGGCGGCTGGTGCCGGCGATGCGGGAAGGGCTGACCTCCACCAACGTCTTCGTCCACGTGGAAGCCACCCGGGCCGGTGCAGGCATCGGATTCCTGCCCTGTTTTATGGGCGATCTGCACGGCGACCTGGTCCGGCTCCTCCCTGCTGACTTCGCCGAGCTGCTCCCCTACTGGATGGTGCTGCGGCCGGACTCGATGCGCCGCCCTGCGGTGGCCGCCGTTGTGCAGGCGCTGCGGGACCAGACGGCGGCGCACCGCGAGGCGCTCCTGGGCCGGGCCGGAACCTCATCGATTGCTCCCCACCGGCCCCCTAACCTCACAAGTTCGGCCAGGGAACCCCGCCGGCGCGGGCCCAAACCGCCCTCCTGAAAAAAGGGCGGTTACGGAGCAATCGACGGGGTGGGAGGGTCGTGGCGCACGGGGGATCCCGCGGCGAAGGCGCGCACCTGGGCATCGTTCCAAATATGGGCCGGGACCGCTCCGCCCAGCAGGCGGCGGGCCAGCTGGGGGTCGCCGTCGAACGGTATATCGCTGCCGGCCATCACCATGTTGCCGTAGCGGCGGCCCTTGAGCATCGCGGGATCGGCGATGATGACGGTGTGCTCGAAAGACGCCGCGATGGTGGCGGCGTCCTCGCGCGCATTCTTCAAGTCCGGGGCGTCGCCGGAATTCACCACGTACATGCCGCCGGGCGCAAGGACCCGCCGGACGTGCTCATTGAACTCCCTGGTGGTGAGCGGCCTGGGTGTCAGCGCACCGGCAAAAACGTCCCGGATGATGAAGTCGCGGGTGTCGGCCGTGAGCGTTTCGGTGACCTCGCGGGCCTCCCCCACCCGTAGGCGAAGCAGCGGCGCCTTGGGAAGATCGAACCAGCCGCGGACGTACTCCGCCAGCTTTCCGTCGAGCTCCACCACCACCTGGCGCGCATCGGGGTAGGCCCCGTGGAAGTAGCGGGCCAGGGAACAGGCCCCGCCGCCAAGGTGCAGGCCGCGCAGCCGTGCCGCCGGGCCCGTTTTGGGCTTCGGCGGCCAGCGCGATTCGATAAGTGCCGCCATCCAGCGCATGTACTCAAAATCCAGGAAAAGCGGATCAGCGAGGTCGATATGGGAACTCATCACACCGTTGATCTTCAGGAGCCAGCCGTTGGAATTGTCCTGGTCCGCAATCAGTTCGCAGTCGCCCGTATCGATGTAGTAGACGCCCTCAACCGGGCCATCCGGCCGGGTTCCCTTGGGTACTTCCACCACGCCCGCCATCGAACGTTCACCGTTCCGGCCGCCTGACTTGCCGCGTTTCGCCATTACCAGTGTCCCGCATCAGTCATGGTCCAACACTAGTTGACGCTAGTTGGCCGGCGATGCCTCTTTGCCGTCCCTGATCCGCTTCACCACGGCGGTGGTGGAACGCTCCGCAACGTAGTCCAAGATGGCCACCCGCCCGCCGTAGTCTTCCACGGATTTCGTCTCCTCCAGCATCTCAGGGGTGTAGTCCCCGCCCTTGGCATAGACCTCGGGCCTGAGCTGCTCGATCAATGGAATGGCCGTAGGGGTATCAAAAACTGTCACGTAATCCACGCAGCTGAGTGCGGCGATCACCGCGGCCCGGTCAGCCACGGCGTTGATGGGCCGGCCGGGACCTTTGAGCCTGCGCACTGATTCGTCGCTGTTGAGGGCAACCACCAGCACATCGCCGAGCTGCTTGGCCTGGTTGAGGTACCGTGTGTGGCCGCTGTGCAGCACGTCGAAGCAGCCGTTGGTCAGCACGATCCGCTGGCCTTGGGACCGGTGCACTTCCAGCTGCCGTATCAGTTCCTCCGCACTGAGCGCCGTGTCCGCAAAACTCGCCAGGTGGCGGCTCAGCTGGGCCGTGCTGCAGACGGACGTCCCTGGCTGGTGCACCACCACGTCCGCGGCTGCCTGCGCCAGGTCCAGGCTGGCCGTCAATGGAAGGCCAGCAGAATGGGCCAGTGTCAGCGCAGCAACAAAGGTGTCACCGGCACCGGACGCCTGTTTTTCAGCGGCTGGCCGCGCCCAGGTCCGGTGCGAGCCTCCGTCCGCCGAGAAGAGCACGGTCCCGTCCCGGTCCAGGGTAACCACCACGGCCCGGGCGCCCGTGGCCGCCAGCAGCGCCTCCCGGTGCCGGGCCACGGCGTCGACCCTCCCCGCTCCGTCTGGCAGGCGAAGGTCAAGCATCCGGGCGGCTTCCTGGGCGTTGGGGGTGACCAGGTCTGGCTGAAGCCCGGCCCACGGACGCGGGTCATGGGCGTCAATCACGGTCAGCGGGCGGGCTGTTGCGCCTTCCGCCCCGTCGGCTCCCCGCACCGCAAGCGCCGCAATGAGGCTACTGCGGACCGGATCGACCAGGACTCCGGTTCCGTAGTCACACACCAGCACCGCTTCCTGAAGTTCGACGGCGGCGCGGACTGAAGCGGCCAGCGCGGCCAGCGCCTCCTCCGGGACTGCACTGGCCGAATCATCAATCCGCAGCATCACCTGGCCGCCGCTGCTGATCCGGATCTTGGTGGTGGTGACCATGGACGGATGGTCGTACAGGTTCCGGACGTCGATACCCGCCTCCATCAGTTTCTTCCGCAGCGTCACACCGGCGTCGTCGGTTCCGATGATGCCCGCCACGGACACGCGTGCACCCAAGGCGGCCAGGTTCATGGCGGTATTGGCAGCGCCACCCGGGGCGAATTCCCGCGTGGTCACGTCCACCACCGGTGCGGGCGCCTCGCGGCACAGCCGTTCGATGTTTCCGTTCCACCAGCCATCCAGCATCACATCGCCGATCACCGTGATGGCAGGGCTCTCAGCGGCCAGGCGCCTGGGCAGCCACTCGGACAATGCCCGCTGGCCGGAGAGTCCGCCCCGGCCGGATGGTTCCTGCGGGCTCACGGCTGGTCCAAATCAGAACGCTCCATGTCCGCAAGCTGCTCGCCCGGCAACTGCAGGGCGAAAGGCGGCGGCGCAGCCACGTGCACTACCTTCACGCGGGTGAACTCATCCAGGAGCTCCGGGCCATAGCCGAAGCCCTGCCCGCTCTCCCCTCGGGGTTGGGCCGACCCGCCCGGTGCGCCGCCGAACACCTCGTTGACCTTCACCGTTCCTACCGGTAGGGCAGCGATGGCGTGCTGGACATGGGCAATGTTCCCCGTGAGCACGGTGGCGGCCAGGCCATAGCGGCCGCTGCAGGCCTGCCGCAGGCCAGCATCGAAACTCGGCACTACCTGAACCGGCGCCACGGGACCGAAGGTTTCCTCCGTCATCACCTGCATGGTGTCCGTGCAGCCCAGCAGCACGGTTGCGGGATAGAAGGCGCCCTGGCCCTCGGGAACAGCTCCGCCTTCCACCGCATGCGCACCGAGCTCCACGGCCTGGGCCACCTGCGCGTGAACGGACTCCCGCAGCCGGGTATCCACCAGCGGCGCTACCGTGCCGTTGCTGTTGCGGAGCGCGGCCTCGGCTTCCAGCGCGGCGCAGAATTCAGCCGCAATGGCTTCATGGACGTAGATCCGTTCCACCGAGGTGCAGATCTGGCCGCTGTTGCTGAAGGCACCGATGGCAGCCTGCCCGGCAGCCCAGGCAGGGTCCACGTCCCCGTCCACCAGGAGCGGATCGTTCCCGCCGTTCTCCCGGATGGAGTGTGCGCCGGTGCTGACCGCCGCGCTGGCAATCCGTGCTCCGGAAGCGCTTGAACCCACGTGTGCGATGACATCCACCCCGGCCGTGGTCAGGAGTTCACCCACGCGGGCACCGCCGGAAACGGTTTGCAGCACGCCGGGCGGGAAGGCCGGGGCCAGCACCTCCCCCAGGGCTTCGCCCAGGCGGGGGCAGCGTTCGCTCGGTTTGTGCACCACGGTGTTGCCCGTGACCAGGGCGGCGCCGATCAGTCCGCAGGCCACCGCCACGGGATCGTTCCACGGTGTCAGGAGAACAGCCACGCCACGGGGCTCGGCCACGGTGTAGTCAGAGGCGAGCTGGTTGCCTCGAAGGCTGTGTCCGCGGTGGACTGGTCCAAGTTCGGCGTATTGCTCCAAGGTGGAAGCCCCGGCCGCGATCCCGGCCAGTGCTTCCTCCACAGGGCGTCCGGTTTCACTGCTGTTGAGCCCGGCGAGTTCCGAGGCGGCAGCCTGGAGCGCGCGCGCCGCGGCCCGCAGGCAGGAGCCCCTCTCAGCCGGAGCCACAACGGCCCACTGGCCCGCCGCACTCCTGGCCACCTCTACGGCGTGGGTTATGGCAGGCGGCTCGGCCTCCGGGACGGACCAAAGGATTTCGCCGGTGCGGGGATCCCTGATGGTGACCCGGGAACCTTTGGGGCGGGCTTCGGAAGCGGTTGGTGGCGCAGCCGTCGTTTGCGTGGCAGCCATATGCATGGAACTCCTCCCGTACGTACTTCTCCTTGCAGTCCCGTACCCCGGGAGCCGGCGTTTACACGGTGGCGGGCAAACGGGAATCCAGTGCTGGCCAGGGACGCCGCGCGTCCGTAGGGTGGCAGCAGGCAGACGGGAGGAGCGGGCGGATGGAACCTGGCGAGAGCGGCATCGGACCGGTGCTTGATACCTTCCCGGACATCTCCCGGATCGCACTGCTCCGCGGTGGAGGGCTGGGCGACCTGATGTTCGCGCTCCCCGCCGTGACCGCCCTGAAGGCCGCCTACCCTGGAGCCACGCTGACCCTGCTGGGGACCCCCGTCCACCAGGCCCTGGTATCTGAGACGCGGAGCCCCGTGGACGACGTGATGGTGCTGCCCTTTGCGGAAGGCGTGCGGCCGGGAGAGGAAGACCCCGCGGCCACCGGGCAGTTCCTTAGCGCCGCGAACGAACGCCACTTTGACCTGGCTGTCCAGCTCCATGGCGGCGGCCGCTACTCCAACCCCTTCCTGCTGCGGCTGGGCGCGCGGCATACTGCCGGATCCGCCACCCCGGACGCCGCCCCGTTGGAGCGGACGCTCCCGTACACGCTCTACCAGCACGAACCCATGCGCGCCTTGGAGGTGGCCGGCCTGGCCGGCGCTCCGCCCGTGGCTCTGGAGGCGAGGCTGCGCCCGCAGGACAGATTCATGGCCGGGTTGCCCGCCACATTGGGGTCGGTGCTGCCGCCAAACGGCGCTCCCCTCCTGGTGATCCATCCAGGGGCCAGTGATCCCCGCCGCCGCTGGCCGGCGGCCAGTTTCGCGGCCGTCGCCCGGGCAGCGGCCGACGGCGGCTGCCAGGTCCTGGTGGTCGGTGACCGGAGCGAGACCGGGCTGGCGGACACGGTGGTGGCTGCCGCCGTCGGACTCTCCGCCGGGAAGAGTGACAGTAAGTCCGAGAAGAGGGTGGCCTCCTTGGCCGGGCGGCTGCGGATGGGTGACCTGGCGGCGCTGCTTGCCCGCGCCGACGTTGTC from Arthrobacter pascens includes:
- a CDS encoding LysR family transcriptional regulator, with the translated sequence MNANPDDLLVLLAVSRSAKFTTAAQALGLNHTTVSRRIAALEKALGGRVLARATGGWELTDLGTQAVRVAEQVEAAVSALGPAGKAPDPITGVVRMTATDGFSAYIAAPAVARLRRDHPGLSVEVVTMTRRALQQRSGLDIEVVVGEPQVHRAEAIRLGEYMLGMYASRSYLAENGKPASVAELSEHPLVYFVDSMLQVDDLDAPRRLVPAMREGLTSTNVFVHVEATRAGAGIGFLPCFMGDLHGDLVRLLPADFAELLPYWMVLRPDSMRRPAVAAVVQALRDQTAAHREALLGRAGTSSIAPHRPPNLTSSAREPRRRGPKPPS
- a CDS encoding spermidine synthase; the encoded protein is MAKRGKSGGRNGERSMAGVVEVPKGTRPDGPVEGVYYIDTGDCELIADQDNSNGWLLKINGVMSSHIDLADPLFLDFEYMRWMAALIESRWPPKPKTGPAARLRGLHLGGGACSLARYFHGAYPDARQVVVELDGKLAEYVRGWFDLPKAPLLRLRVGEAREVTETLTADTRDFIIRDVFAGALTPRPLTTREFNEHVRRVLAPGGMYVVNSGDAPDLKNAREDAATIAASFEHTVIIADPAMLKGRRYGNMVMAGSDIPFDGDPQLARRLLGGAVPAHIWNDAQVRAFAAGSPVRHDPPTPSIAP
- the rfaE2 gene encoding D-glycero-beta-D-manno-heptose 1-phosphate adenylyltransferase, coding for MSPQEPSGRGGLSGQRALSEWLPRRLAAESPAITVIGDVMLDGWWNGNIERLCREAPAPVVDVTTREFAPGGAANTAMNLAALGARVSVAGIIGTDDAGVTLRKKLMEAGIDVRNLYDHPSMVTTTKIRISSGGQVMLRIDDSASAVPEEALAALAASVRAAVELQEAVLVCDYGTGVLVDPVRSSLIAALAVRGADGAEGATARPLTVIDAHDPRPWAGLQPDLVTPNAQEAARMLDLRLPDGAGRVDAVARHREALLAATGARAVVVTLDRDGTVLFSADGGSHRTWARPAAEKQASGAGDTFVAALTLAHSAGLPLTASLDLAQAAADVVVHQPGTSVCSTAQLSRHLASFADTALSAEELIRQLEVHRSQGQRIVLTNGCFDVLHSGHTRYLNQAKQLGDVLVVALNSDESVRRLKGPGRPINAVADRAAVIAALSCVDYVTVFDTPTAIPLIEQLRPEVYAKGGDYTPEMLEETKSVEDYGGRVAILDYVAERSTTAVVKRIRDGKEASPAN
- a CDS encoding aldehyde dehydrogenase family protein, which translates into the protein MAATQTTAAPPTASEARPKGSRVTIRDPRTGEILWSVPEAEPPAITHAVEVARSAAGQWAVVAPAERGSCLRAAARALQAAASELAGLNSSETGRPVEEALAGIAAGASTLEQYAELGPVHRGHSLRGNQLASDYTVAEPRGVAVLLTPWNDPVAVACGLIGAALVTGNTVVHKPSERCPRLGEALGEVLAPAFPPGVLQTVSGGARVGELLTTAGVDVIAHVGSSASGARIASAAVSTGAHSIRENGGNDPLLVDGDVDPAWAAGQAAIGAFSNSGQICTSVERIYVHEAIAAEFCAALEAEAALRNSNGTVAPLVDTRLRESVHAQVAQAVELGAHAVEGGAVPEGQGAFYPATVLLGCTDTMQVMTEETFGPVAPVQVVPSFDAGLRQACSGRYGLAATVLTGNIAHVQHAIAALPVGTVKVNEVFGGAPGGSAQPRGESGQGFGYGPELLDEFTRVKVVHVAAPPPFALQLPGEQLADMERSDLDQP
- a CDS encoding glycosyltransferase family 9 protein, whose protein sequence is MEPGESGIGPVLDTFPDISRIALLRGGGLGDLMFALPAVTALKAAYPGATLTLLGTPVHQALVSETRSPVDDVMVLPFAEGVRPGEEDPAATGQFLSAANERHFDLAVQLHGGGRYSNPFLLRLGARHTAGSATPDAAPLERTLPYTLYQHEPMRALEVAGLAGAPPVALEARLRPQDRFMAGLPATLGSVLPPNGAPLLVIHPGASDPRRRWPAASFAAVARAAADGGCQVLVVGDRSETGLADTVVAAAVGLSAGKSDSKSEKRVASLAGRLRMGDLAALLARADVVLANDSGPRHLAQAVGARTVGIYWVGNALTSAPLGRGRHRLHLSWTTHCPSCGADVTQVGWTAPRCPHEESLVAGIRPENVYDDVRSLLGR